The sequence TTTAGCGTTTCATGATCCTTTGACTGGATTAGTGAACAGACGGATGTTTACTGAAGTCATTCAGCAGCAGTTGGCACTCATTCAACGAAATGACCAATCGCTAGCCGTCATGTATATGGATATCGATAAATTCAAAGGTATTAACGACACCCTTGGTCATGAGATTGGTGATGAATTACTTAAACAATTCTCCAATCGATTGAAAGAAAACGTAAGGGAAAGTGATGTGCTGTGTCGAGTTGGTGGAGATGAATTTTTAATATTAATTAATAATGTATTAAGTAAAAAGGAAGTTTGTGTGATTGCTGAGCGAATCCATCAATCACTGCAAACACCGTATAAGATCAGAGGCGAAACGATCAAAGCAACATCAAGTATCGGCATAGCGATGTATCCAAGTGCCGGAGAAAGTTATAAAGACTTAATCAGACACGCAGATGAAGCTTTGTACAAAGCAAAAATAACACGGAATAATTATCAATTTTACAAAAAAGAGGGGTCGGGACAAAACTAGTTAAAATATTGGTAATAGCTTCACTCGCCAAAAGCCCGTTGTGAGAAACCCACTCACAACGGGCTTTAAAAAGATGGTGGCGGTTACGCTCATTGCGGGACAAAAGGTAAAAGGGAAGCCAACCTATTGTCCCAGCCTTTTTAGTGGTTATTAATGAAGATCTGTTTCGTCAGCTGGATTTGCTTCAACAGCAACTTCATAAGCATTTAAAATTGATTTTTTTTCAACGTCATCGGTTACACCAATTAAATATTGACCATCTTCATCATCTTCAACTCGCATCAGAACCGTTTCATCATCAGCGGACAGGAGAGCATAAGATTGTTCCTTCATATCGAATAAGGCTTCAACATTATATTCTTTTTCATTCCCCTGTTCATCCTCAATTGTTATTTGGTCACGTATTTCATGATGTTCCATAGGAGCACCTCACCTCATTAATGGATTCAATGATACTTTACCCATAAAAGAAGTGACCTATTTCATCTTCATTGATGGAGAGTAAAGGAAGAAATGGAAATGGATCTTTATTGGGACGACAACGGTATGCACAACGTTTAAATCTTTCACTACGCACTAATTAGAATAAAGCTAACAACGAATCTTTCTCTTCTTGAGATAATGCTTTTTCAGCCATAGGGAACAAAATTTGTTCTTCTTTCGCAAAATGATTAACCAATGTTGTATACGCGACATGGAGGTGATTAATAAGTGTCATCGCTATTTCTTTAGTTACATGTTCTGTTTCATTGACTAGCTCAATAAACGCCCGAATATTTTCTTTAGCTAAATCATGTTCATATTCCATGACAGCAATTGGTCCACCTTCATAACCGATATGCTTAGCGAGCATTGGAAATAGTGTGTCTTCTTCTCGAGCCGAATGTGGATCTAGGTCTTTAACAAAGCTGATAACGGTTTGATAAAGCTCATGAATCGGTTCATTCCAGTTCTCAATCGTATTATCGTTAGAGATCGCCTTTGCCTGATTGTAAAAACCATCCATTTGTTGTCGTAACGGACCATGTTCTTTCTTTAATTGTTTTAACGCTTCACAGTAGTCCTCCTCTGATATATGGTTCAGATCTGAATGATGGTGACAAGCATGTGATAAATCCATTATATCTACCTCCTCAAGAGATTAAGGTTGTTTTTCTTTTGATTATCTTTAGTTTAAGTTAAGTTTAGAGTTGTTTCTGTAACAACCGTCACAGTTCGTGAGAATCCTTATCCGCAGGCGGTGCGAATAAACGCCCATCGCTGGTTTATCCCCTTTGCTAGCGCACTCCGCCCCTGTACCACACCAAAAAGGCTGTTGAGTATATACTCAACAGCCTGTAAAAAGACACGTGGTCTGCATGTTTCCTTCATTAGATGTTTCGAACATCTCCCATTTGTTGTTCAGCCATTTGAACAAGGCGTTTTGTAATTTCACCGCCTACCGAACCGTTTGAACGAGAGGTTGCATCTGCGCCAAGGTTTACACCAAATTCTTGCGCAACTTCTTCTTTCATTTGATCAATGAATTGTTCTGCTTGTGGAGCTACTA comes from Desertibacillus haloalkaliphilus and encodes:
- a CDS encoding alpha/beta-type small acid-soluble spore protein translates to MANNSNNLVAPQAEQFIDQMKEEVAQEFGVNLGADATSRSNGSVGGEITKRLVQMAEQQMGDVRNI
- a CDS encoding hemerythrin domain-containing protein yields the protein MDLSHACHHHSDLNHISEEDYCEALKQLKKEHGPLRQQMDGFYNQAKAISNDNTIENWNEPIHELYQTVISFVKDLDPHSAREEDTLFPMLAKHIGYEGGPIAVMEYEHDLAKENIRAFIELVNETEHVTKEIAMTLINHLHVAYTTLVNHFAKEEQILFPMAEKALSQEEKDSLLALF
- a CDS encoding DUF1292 domain-containing protein; amino-acid sequence: MEHHEIRDQITIEDEQGNEKEYNVEALFDMKEQSYALLSADDETVLMRVEDDEDGQYLIGVTDDVEKKSILNAYEVAVEANPADETDLH